The Proteus sp. ZN5 genome includes the window CTCCTCTTACGGCCACCGTCGTGATGCAGTGGGTTACGGTGAAGCACTTGAGTTATTCGACCGCCGTTTACCAGAATTAATGGAACTGGTAAAAGAAGATGACATTCTTATCTTAACAGCAGACCACGGTTGTGACCCAACTTGGCCGGGTTCTGATCATACTCGTGAGCACATCCCTGTTCTTGTTTATGGTCCAAAAGTTAAACCAGGTTCATTAGGTCATCGTGAAACCTTCGCTGATATTGGCCAAACTGTTGTTAAATACTTCGGTGTGTCTCCAGTCGATTACGGTAAAGCAATGTTTTAATTTTACTTCGGTAGGTATAGCAATATGCCTACCGAATTATATTTAAATAGTAAAAAGATCAATTAAAAGGAAGAATTATGGCTACCCCTCATATTAACGCAGAAATGGGCGATTTTGCTGATGTCGTTTTAATGCCGGGCGACCCGCTTCGTGCTAAATACATCGCTGAAACTTTTTTACAAGACGTGCGTCAGGTAAACAATGTTCGTGGTATGTTAGGTTTTACAGGTACGTATAAAGGCCGTAAAGTTTCTGTAATGGGCCACGGTATGGGTATTCCTTCCTGCTCAATTTACGCAAAAGAATTAATTACAGATTTCGGCGTGAAAGTGATCATCCGTGTTGGTTCATGTGGTGCAGTATTACCAGATGTTGAACTACGTGATGTTGTTATCGGTATGGGCGCATGTACTGACTCTAAAGTTAACCGTCTGCGCTTCAAAGACCAAGACTTCGCCGCTATCGCTGATTACCAATTAGTTCAAAATGCTGTTGATGCCGCAAAAGCGAAAGATATTAAAGTTCGCGTTGGTAATATCTTCTCTGCTGATCTGTTTTACTCTCCAGATCCAGAAATGTTTGATGTAATGGAAAAATACGGCATCCTAGGTGTTGAAATGGAAGCAGCAGGTATCTACGGTGTTGCAGCTGAATACGGCGCAAAAGCACTGACTATCTGTACTGTATCTGACCACATCAAAAAAGGTACACAGACCACAGCAGAAGAGCGTCAAACTACCTTTAATGAAATGATTGAAATTGCATTAGAATCTGTTCTGTTACTAGAAGACTAATCAATACATTTCGTTGCTTAAAAATAATAAAAACCCAATTTTTCAATTGGGTTTTTTTATATCTAAATAATAAAGCTAGAAACTATGGGGCATAAATATACGTTTCTAAGTAAGGGTCCATTTTGATGGCATAATCTTTGATATTATCCAAACTTGGTGTTAATGGCTCTTTACACTCTTTCTTACTGATAATGTTATTGTCTTTATAAACAATAATACCGTTAAAATTCCAGCCTCTTCCTTCGCCGTCATAAACGACATAGCTATAGTTTCCATTCTTAAAACGAACATAGGTTGATGCCCCTGCAACAAACATCTGATGTCCATAAAAGACATTATTATTGGGCTGCTGAGGTACTGGCAGTGTTATCTCTGTTTTAGCAAGTGTGCCATATCGATAAACAGGAGGCTTTCCATGTTCAACGAACACGCTGACATACTTACCATTTTCAAGTTGGCAGGTAAATTCTTCAGCATGGATACTTGCGGATAATAATACGAATACAGCAGCGACAGCGATATGTGCTTTCATATTGTGTTCTCCGTTAATTACCTACTCTATTACCTTAAGTATCGGCAAAGAACACAAAATATGTAGAGTAAATATTCTGATTATTTAGTTGAGTTACTAATTTTCATTTTA containing:
- the deoD gene encoding purine-nucleoside phosphorylase is translated as MATPHINAEMGDFADVVLMPGDPLRAKYIAETFLQDVRQVNNVRGMLGFTGTYKGRKVSVMGHGMGIPSCSIYAKELITDFGVKVIIRVGSCGAVLPDVELRDVVIGMGACTDSKVNRLRFKDQDFAAIADYQLVQNAVDAAKAKDIKVRVGNIFSADLFYSPDPEMFDVMEKYGILGVEMEAAGIYGVAAEYGAKALTICTVSDHIKKGTQTTAEERQTTFNEMIEIALESVLLLED